Below is a window of Mycolicibacterium chitae DNA.
TGATGCTGCTGCCGCTGTCGTCATTCGAGGCCACCACCGCGTTGCCGGCCGCCGCGGTGCAACTGACCCGCTCGCGCATCGCGGCCCGCCGGCTGTTCGACCTGGTCGACGACGAACCGGACGTGGCCCCGGCGCATTCGGCGGCACCGACCGATCTGGTCGTGCGGGCCCGCGCCGTGGCGGGACATCCCACCGCGGCGCGCACCGTCCCGGTCGACCTCGAGCTACCGCTGGGTGCGCGCCTGGCCATCACCGGGCCCAGCGGATGCGGAAAGAGCACCGTGCTGATGACGCTGGCCGGGCTGATCCCGGCGCTCGACGGCGCGGTCACCCTCGGCGGATATCCGCTCACACAGCTCGCCGAGGCCGAATTGCGCAGCAAGATCACCTATTTCGCCGAGGACGCGCACCTCTTTGCCACCACCGTGCGCGACAACCTGCTGGTCGTGCGCGGCGACTGCACCGACGACGAACTCGAGGCCGTGTTGACGCGGGTGGGCCTGCGGCACTGGCGCGACGGACTTCCCGACGGACTCGACACCATCCTGGTCGGCGGCGCGGCCGCGGTGTCCGCGGGGCAGCGGCGTCGCCTCCTGCTGGCCCGGGTGCTGCTATCGCGCTCCCCGGTCCTGTTGCTCGACGAACCCACCGAACACCTCGACGCCGCGGCCTCCGACGCGTTGTTGCGCGACCTGCTGGCGCCCGGCGGCGGGTTGTTCGGCCCAGATCGCACGGTGGTGCTGGCCACCCACCACCTGCCGGCGGACCTCACCGAACAGGTCCCGGTCCTGCGTCTACATCACCGCGCGGTGTCGGCATCGGCGGGTACCCTGGCTGGCGGTCGTCCACATGCCACTTGACCTGGAGCGCGTTCAATGACCCTGCCACCGCCCCCGGGTTCCACCGGGAGCTCCGACGAGCCGAACAACCCCAGCGGTTCCAGCTCGACACCCCCGTCGTATCCCCCACCGCCGGGCGGCTACGGCGGTTATGGCGCGTACCCGCCGCCCCCGCCGCAGCCGTACTCGGGCTACGGCACCCCGCCGCAGATGATGCGCAACGGCCTCGGGGTGGCCGCGCTGGTGGTGGCGCTGCTGTCGCTGCCCGCGGCCCTCACCATCATCGGCGGGCTCATCCTCGGCATCACCGCCATCGTGCTGGGCTTCATGGGGCGCGGCCGGGTCTCGCGGGGCGAGGCGAACAACGGCGGGGTGGCCGTCGCCGGCATCGTGCTGGGCGCCCTCGGCGTGCTGCTGAGTCTGGTGCTGATCGTGGTCGCCGTCGTGTTCGGCCGCTGGTT
It encodes the following:
- the cydC gene encoding thiol reductant ABC exporter subunit CydC, whose protein sequence is MFRRDPLFRALVLLRPRLPRLALAVVCGVLSLGSALALAGVAAWLITRAWQMPPILDLSVAVVAVRAFGISRGVLQYCERLASHDTALRAAGSAREQIYRRLAHGRPELTARLHEGELVSRVGHDVDELSDALVRAVLPIAVAVILSVAAVGVIAVISWPAAAILAACLVLAGVVAPWLSARGAAAQEQLARLHHAERDVAAMTALDHGPELKVSGRLPAVIAESEHHQRNWGDALDEAARPAAFGAAMPTAAIGASVLGAVVVGIGIASSVAPTTLAILMLLPLSSFEATTALPAAAVQLTRSRIAARRLFDLVDDEPDVAPAHSAAPTDLVVRARAVAGHPTAARTVPVDLELPLGARLAITGPSGCGKSTVLMTLAGLIPALDGAVTLGGYPLTQLAEAELRSKITYFAEDAHLFATTVRDNLLVVRGDCTDDELEAVLTRVGLRHWRDGLPDGLDTILVGGAAAVSAGQRRRLLLARVLLSRSPVLLLDEPTEHLDAAASDALLRDLLAPGGGLFGPDRTVVLATHHLPADLTEQVPVLRLHHRAVSASAGTLAGGRPHAT
- a CDS encoding DUF4190 domain-containing protein, producing MTLPPPPGSTGSSDEPNNPSGSSSTPPSYPPPPGGYGGYGAYPPPPPQPYSGYGTPPQMMRNGLGVAALVVALLSLPAALTIIGGLILGITAIVLGFMGRGRVSRGEANNGGVAVAGIVLGALGVLLSLVLIVVAVVFGRWFMDWGGRDYFDCMQDAGNDRVAQAQCEDEFRGRLEEKFGMTTTPLPGG